The Equus przewalskii isolate Varuska chromosome 8, EquPr2, whole genome shotgun sequence genome has a window encoding:
- the NPBWR1 gene encoding neuropeptides B/W receptor type 1: MALPAALAEMHNATSSEPELSNVSCAGIALGCPNASSLPPPPPPPPPLPLAVAVPVVYSVICAVGLAGNSAVLYVLLRAPRMKSVTNMFVLNLAIADELFTLVLPINIADFLLQQWPFGELMCKLIVAIDQYNTFSSLYFLTVMSADRYLVVLATAESRRVAGRTYGAARAVSLAVWGLVTLVVLPFAVFAGLDDEQGRRQCVLVFPQPEAFWWRASRLYSLVLGFAIPVSTICVLYTTLLCRLRAIRLDSHAKALDRAKKRVTLLVVAILVVCLLCWTPYHLSTVVALTTDLPQTPAVIAVSYFITSLSYANSCLNPFLYAFLDDSFRRSLRQLLACRAAA; this comes from the coding sequence ATGGCCCTCCCCGCTGCCCTCGCTGAGATGCACAACGCGACGTCCTCGGAGCCGGAGCTCTCCAACGTGTCGTGCGCCGGCATTGCTCTGGGCTGCCCCAACGCGTCGagcctgccgccgccgccgccgccgccgccgccgctgccgctggCCGTGGCCGTGCCAGTAGTCTACTCTGTGATCTGCGCCGTGGGGCTGGCGGGCAACTCGGCCGTGCTGTACGTGCTGCTGCGGGCGCCCCGCATGAAGAGTGTCACTAACATGTTTGTCCTCAACCTGGCTATCGCCGACGAGCTCTTCACGCTCGTGCTGCCCATCAATATCGCTGACTTCTTGCTGCAGCAGTGGCCCTTCGGGGAGCTCATGTGCAAGCTCATCGTGGCCATCGACCAGTACAACACCTTCTCCAGCCTCTACTTCCTCACGGTCATGAGCGCCGACCGCTACCTGGTAGTGCTGGCCACCGCGGAGTCGCGCCGGGTGGCCGGCCGCACCTACGGCGCCGCGCGCGCGGTGAGCCTGGCGGTGTGGGGCCTCGTGACGCTGGTCGTGCTGCCTTTCGCGGTCTTCGCCGGGCTCGACGACGAGCAAGGCCGGCGCCAGTGCGTGCTGGTCTTCCCGCAGCCCGAGGCCTTCTGGTGGCGGGCAAGCCGCCTCTACTCGCTTGTGCTCGGCTTCGCCATCCCAGTGTCCACCATTTGTGTGCTCTACACCACCCTGCTGTGCCGGCTGCGCGCCATACGCCTCGACAGTCATGCCAAGGCCCTGGACCGCGCTAAGAAGCGGGTGACACTCTTGGTGGTGGCGATCCTGGTCGTGTGCCTCCTCTGCTGGACGCCCTACCACCTGAGCACCGTGGTGGCGCTCACCACCGACCTCCCGCAGACGCCGGCTGTCATCGCGGTCTCCTACTTTATCACCAGCCTCAGCTACGCCAACAGCTGCCTCAACCCCTTCCTCTACGCCTTCCTGGACGACAGCTTCCGCAGGAGCCTCCGCCAGCTGCTGGCGTGCCGCGCCGCCGCCTGA